The following are from one region of the Polynucleobacter sp. MWH-CaK5 genome:
- a CDS encoding undecaprenyl-diphosphate phosphatase, protein MDIYLILKAVILGLVEGFTEFLPISSTGHLILVGDLLDFNDDKGKAFEVIIQFGAILAVCWEYRQKLIGVVTGIASRRASQRFAVNVIIATIPAIVLALLFGKYIKSALFSPIPVATAFIVGGFIIFWAEARQKKLESEVGNGVLISRDIDSVDDLNWRDALKIGLAQCAALIPGTSRSGATIIGGMLFGLPRKVATEFSFFLAIPVIAGATLYELIKLRHVLGDASWSTFGPTLGIGFAVSFVSAFVCIRWLIRYVATHDFRVFAWYRIIFGVLVLLTAWTGVVQWSH, encoded by the coding sequence ATGGATATCTATTTAATTCTTAAAGCAGTCATCTTGGGCTTGGTAGAGGGTTTTACTGAGTTTTTGCCAATCTCATCGACGGGTCATTTGATTTTGGTGGGTGACCTATTGGATTTCAATGACGACAAGGGCAAAGCTTTTGAGGTCATTATTCAGTTTGGTGCGATCTTGGCAGTTTGTTGGGAGTACCGTCAGAAACTCATCGGTGTGGTCACTGGTATTGCTTCAAGAAGAGCATCACAACGTTTTGCTGTGAATGTCATCATCGCCACAATTCCAGCCATTGTCTTGGCTTTGTTGTTTGGCAAATATATTAAGAGCGCATTGTTTTCTCCGATTCCTGTTGCCACGGCATTCATTGTGGGTGGCTTCATTATTTTTTGGGCGGAGGCTCGTCAAAAGAAGCTAGAGTCTGAAGTAGGTAATGGTGTATTGATTTCTCGAGACATCGATAGTGTGGATGATCTCAATTGGCGCGATGCATTGAAGATTGGTTTGGCGCAATGCGCTGCTTTGATTCCAGGCACTTCTCGCTCTGGTGCAACCATCATCGGCGGCATGTTGTTTGGCTTGCCAAGAAAAGTTGCCACAGAGTTTTCTTTCTTCTTGGCTATTCCCGTGATTGCAGGTGCAACACTCTATGAGTTAATCAAACTGCGTCATGTTTTAGGTGATGCTTCATGGAGTACTTTCGGTCCGACCTTGGGCATTGGCTTCGCAGTCTCTTTTGTGTCTGCCTTTGTGTGTATCCGTTGGTTGATCCGTTATGTGGCCACCCATGACTTTAGGGTTTTTGCTTGGTACCGAATTATTTTTGGAGTTTTAGTTTTGCTGACTGCTTGGACGGGCGTCGTCCAGTGGTCGCATTAA
- a CDS encoding polymer-forming cytoskeletal protein, giving the protein MFKKKKPRAEGMESFDTLVGKSSVIHGRMTVHDSLRIDGKVFGNLEPADKYPCSIAVGPSGVVTGNIHCNKAYIAGKVIGNIFAKELIVLSECAVVHGDISAEAFTIATGAVIEGTMLQANRKVRNPQSTQLRSDLKA; this is encoded by the coding sequence TTGTTTAAAAAGAAAAAACCGCGCGCTGAAGGGATGGAGAGCTTTGATACCTTGGTAGGTAAAAGCTCAGTGATTCATGGTCGTATGACTGTGCACGACAGCCTACGCATTGATGGCAAAGTATTTGGGAACTTAGAACCAGCAGACAAATACCCTTGCTCGATTGCGGTTGGTCCAAGTGGAGTTGTCACAGGCAACATTCATTGCAATAAAGCGTATATCGCTGGCAAAGTGATCGGTAATATTTTTGCCAAAGAATTAATCGTCTTATCTGAGTGTGCCGTGGTTCACGGAGATATCAGCGCTGAAGCATTCACCATCGCCACTGGTGCAGTGATTGAAGGCACGATGCTTCAAGCCAATCGTAAAGTTAGAAACCCACAATCAACTCAACTTAGATCAGATCTAAAAGCTTGA
- a CDS encoding transglycosylase SLT domain-containing protein, which produces MNTNTLKMVNTGIQDRDSSAPVDLLSIAKAKFKGVMSSLGVLASFMVLAMWMNQPLRVELASWLIPAEAYQIFQSSFDPVPSVAPQAAKIPTSLVDAEALDAKILKSGAERQAVASYISSKYKIAHSASLEFVDKAMTVSREVGLDPTLILAVTAVESSFNPLAESKKGAQGLMQVMTRVHVEKFELFGGHEAALDPDANMRVGSLILREYIAKGGSLHAGLRLYVGASSIFINDGGYGEKVLAERNRLRQAAALRIASLGQSLN; this is translated from the coding sequence ATGAATACAAACACTTTGAAGATGGTTAACACAGGCATACAGGACAGAGACAGCTCTGCGCCCGTTGACTTGCTTTCTATTGCCAAAGCAAAGTTCAAGGGCGTGATGAGCTCCTTGGGCGTTCTAGCTTCCTTCATGGTCCTGGCCATGTGGATGAACCAGCCTTTGCGTGTTGAGTTGGCCTCTTGGCTGATCCCAGCTGAGGCTTATCAAATATTCCAGAGTAGTTTTGACCCTGTCCCATCTGTGGCGCCTCAAGCAGCCAAGATCCCAACAAGCTTGGTTGATGCAGAAGCCTTGGATGCAAAAATTCTAAAGTCTGGAGCAGAGCGTCAAGCTGTTGCTTCATACATATCTAGTAAATACAAGATCGCCCATTCAGCGAGCTTGGAGTTTGTTGATAAAGCCATGACAGTGAGTCGTGAGGTGGGTCTAGACCCAACCTTGATTTTGGCTGTCACAGCGGTTGAATCAAGTTTTAATCCTTTGGCCGAGAGCAAAAAGGGTGCCCAGGGTCTGATGCAAGTGATGACCCGGGTTCACGTAGAAAAGTTTGAGTTATTTGGCGGCCATGAAGCAGCCTTGGATCCAGACGCTAATATGCGTGTGGGTTCTTTGATTCTTCGTGAGTACATCGCCAAAGGTGGTTCATTACACGCTGGATTACGTTTGTATGTGGGCGCCTCATCCATCTTTATCAATGATGGTGGTTATGGCGAGAAGGTCTTGGCTGAAAGAAATCGTTTAAGACAAGCTGCAGCTTTGAGAATTGCTAGCTTAGGCCAGAGCCTTAATTAA
- a CDS encoding NAD-dependent succinate-semialdehyde dehydrogenase, with protein MTNQFFEVNNPANQQIIAQVPNMTPADALRAVDQAHAALPTWKAKTAKDRSQLLRRWFELMNRDADRLARLMTEEQGKALMEAKGEVTYAASFIEWFAEEAKRVMGAIPASPWSDKRMMVLKQAIGVCVSITPWNFPLAMITRKVAPAIAAGCTIVIKPAEQTPLSALALAELAKEAGIPDGVINIVTADAKNSVAIGKALCDSPLVRHLSFTGSTPVGRILMEQCAPTIKKVALELGGHAPFIVFEDADIDAAVSGAMQSKYRNAGQTCVCTNRFYVHESLHDAFVEKLAQASKRLVIGPGLDKGVQLGPLIDQQAIDKVEQHVQDAVAKGARVMTGGKRHTLGGTFYEPTVLAGVKKGMLITEEETFGPVAAVIPFTSELEVIQMANDSEYGLASYFYSKDISRIWRVAEALEFGMVGVNTGTISNEVAPFGGVKQSGLGREGSVWGMDEYLEMKYVCLGL; from the coding sequence ATGACAAACCAATTCTTTGAAGTAAACAACCCGGCCAATCAACAAATCATTGCTCAGGTCCCCAACATGACCCCAGCAGATGCCTTGCGCGCAGTAGATCAGGCTCACGCAGCACTTCCTACCTGGAAAGCAAAGACTGCCAAAGACAGATCGCAACTATTAAGACGCTGGTTCGAACTCATGAACCGCGATGCCGATCGCTTGGCCCGTTTGATGACTGAAGAACAAGGCAAAGCATTGATGGAAGCCAAAGGTGAGGTCACTTATGCGGCGTCATTCATTGAGTGGTTTGCCGAAGAAGCCAAGCGCGTGATGGGAGCTATTCCTGCCAGCCCTTGGTCTGATAAACGCATGATGGTCCTCAAGCAAGCCATTGGGGTCTGCGTTTCGATCACCCCATGGAACTTCCCTTTGGCCATGATCACCCGCAAAGTAGCCCCAGCCATTGCTGCTGGCTGCACGATTGTGATCAAACCGGCTGAACAAACCCCTTTATCAGCCCTGGCACTGGCAGAACTGGCCAAAGAAGCCGGAATCCCTGATGGCGTCATCAATATCGTGACAGCCGATGCTAAGAATTCTGTAGCGATTGGCAAAGCCCTTTGTGACTCTCCTTTGGTTCGCCATTTGTCTTTCACAGGCTCAACCCCGGTTGGCAGAATCTTGATGGAGCAATGTGCCCCTACTATTAAGAAGGTGGCCCTTGAACTCGGTGGCCATGCCCCCTTCATTGTGTTTGAAGATGCTGATATAGATGCAGCAGTGAGTGGCGCCATGCAATCCAAATACCGCAATGCCGGCCAAACCTGCGTTTGCACCAACCGTTTTTACGTTCACGAAAGCTTGCACGATGCATTTGTAGAAAAACTGGCTCAAGCCAGTAAACGCTTGGTGATTGGTCCAGGATTAGATAAAGGCGTTCAATTAGGTCCATTGATTGATCAACAAGCTATTGATAAAGTTGAGCAACACGTTCAAGATGCGGTTGCAAAAGGCGCCCGTGTGATGACTGGTGGCAAGCGCCACACTTTGGGTGGCACCTTTTATGAACCCACTGTATTAGCAGGCGTAAAAAAAGGCATGCTGATCACCGAAGAAGAAACCTTTGGCCCTGTGGCTGCTGTGATTCCATTCACATCAGAGTTAGAAGTGATCCAGATGGCCAATGACAGCGAGTACGGCTTGGCTTCCTATTTTTATAGCAAAGACATCAGTCGTATTTGGAGAGTTGCTGAAGCCTTGGAATTTGGCATGGTCGGCGTGAATACCGGCACGATCTCAAATGAAGTGGCACCTTTTGGCGGTGTTAAACAATCAGGCCTTGGCAGAGAAGGCAGTGTTTGGGGAATGGATGAGTACTTAGAAATGAAGTACGTTTGCTTGGGGCTTTAA
- the trmB gene encoding tRNA (guanosine(46)-N7)-methyltransferase TrmB yields MSEKNSESPRLHQSFEQAKEAFATESKDSEHYLHRIKSFVLRTGRLTPGQARAIETLGPEFLLPFTGQAIDWDKSFKSNSADQADSSKTARPKILEIGFGMGETTAKIAAARTADDFLAIEVHEPGVGALLKLIGEQGLTNLRLMRHDAVEVVENMIPESFLDGVHVYFPDPWHKKRHNKRRLIQPEFVSLLSSRIKPGGYWHLATDWQEYAEQMMEVLSAEPTLVNTGVLAGGYAERPTYRPVTKFENRGIRLGHGVWDLVFKKV; encoded by the coding sequence ATGTCAGAAAAGAATTCAGAATCTCCGCGTTTACATCAATCCTTTGAGCAAGCCAAAGAAGCCTTTGCTACAGAGTCTAAGGACTCTGAGCATTACTTGCATCGCATCAAGTCTTTTGTTTTACGCACCGGGCGTTTGACTCCTGGCCAAGCTCGCGCGATTGAAACCCTGGGCCCTGAATTTTTATTGCCCTTCACTGGTCAAGCCATTGATTGGGATAAAAGTTTTAAATCCAATTCTGCTGATCAAGCTGATTCAAGTAAGACGGCTAGACCAAAAATCCTTGAAATAGGTTTTGGCATGGGGGAGACCACTGCCAAGATCGCTGCAGCGAGAACTGCTGATGATTTTCTGGCCATCGAGGTTCATGAGCCAGGAGTGGGCGCATTACTTAAGTTAATAGGTGAGCAAGGGCTCACTAATTTAAGGCTCATGCGCCATGATGCCGTAGAAGTTGTTGAAAACATGATCCCAGAATCTTTTTTAGATGGTGTTCATGTTTACTTTCCAGACCCGTGGCATAAAAAACGCCATAACAAGCGTCGTTTGATTCAGCCAGAATTTGTATCACTATTAAGTAGCCGAATTAAACCAGGTGGCTATTGGCACTTGGCCACCGATTGGCAAGAATATGCTGAGCAGATGATGGAAGTGTTATCTGCAGAGCCTACCTTGGTCAATACTGGTGTCTTAGCAGGTGGGTATGCAGAACGTCCAACTTACCGCCCGGTGACCAAGTTTGAGAATCGAGGGATTCGTCTTGGGCACGGGGTTTGGGATTTGGTGTTCAAGAAAGTGTGA
- a CDS encoding nucleotidyl transferase AbiEii/AbiGii toxin family protein — MQFIRDHHQKIAHVLSALNHEKLSNAHCYFGGGTAIALKYGEYRESVDIDFMVSDIDGYRQLRSDATDPGGLANLFANVGQIDTSQDVRADQYGIRSVVTLMGSPIRFEIVLEGRISFDQPSDADKIHGVQCLTVTDLIASKLLANSDRWGDASVFSRDLIDLVMMKFTIDEWRRALEKSKKAYGESIEKDLIKACNAFIEKPIHVQGCLSKLKINLPPTVLVDKVRDLKKFF, encoded by the coding sequence ATGCAATTTATTCGAGACCATCATCAAAAAATTGCTCATGTACTCAGCGCGCTGAATCATGAAAAGCTAAGTAATGCTCACTGTTATTTCGGGGGCGGTACTGCTATAGCCCTGAAGTATGGTGAATACCGAGAATCGGTAGATATTGATTTCATGGTCTCTGATATTGATGGGTACAGGCAGTTGCGCAGCGATGCAACAGATCCAGGTGGCTTGGCTAATCTTTTTGCAAATGTTGGTCAGATTGATACCAGTCAAGATGTGAGAGCTGATCAATATGGCATCAGATCCGTTGTGACACTCATGGGGTCACCGATTCGATTTGAGATTGTCTTGGAAGGACGTATTTCATTTGATCAACCAAGTGATGCCGACAAAATACACGGTGTTCAATGCTTAACTGTGACAGACCTGATTGCCAGTAAATTATTAGCTAACTCGGATCGTTGGGGAGACGCTTCAGTATTCAGCAGAGATTTGATTGATCTGGTGATGATGAAATTCACCATTGATGAGTGGCGACGAGCTTTAGAAAAATCAAAAAAAGCTTACGGTGAATCAATTGAAAAAGATTTAATCAAGGCCTGTAATGCTTTTATTGAAAAGCCCATTCATGTTCAAGGCTGTTTATCAAAACTAAAAATTAACTTACCGCCAACGGTATTGGTCGATAAGGTCAGAGATTTGAAAAAGTTTTTTTGA
- a CDS encoding XRE family transcriptional regulator translates to MELNYKEFLQQEFLASLGQRILLQRKKLKVAAESVALAAAISRITLHRIEKGEPGVSMGAYMSVIIALGLSLSIQEGAPKLNDLEEDNHLSEIAIKDYPQLKLISWQLKDDAILNAVEAKNMYERNQKYIRFNEMTEQEKKLINQLGIVFDDH, encoded by the coding sequence ATGGAATTAAATTACAAAGAATTTCTTCAGCAAGAGTTTTTGGCAAGTTTGGGCCAAAGAATCCTCTTGCAACGAAAAAAGCTAAAGGTGGCCGCTGAATCAGTTGCACTGGCTGCCGCAATTTCACGGATCACTCTTCACCGCATCGAAAAAGGTGAACCTGGTGTCAGTATGGGTGCTTATATGAGCGTCATCATTGCTCTAGGGTTAAGTTTGAGCATCCAAGAAGGGGCTCCCAAGCTGAATGATCTTGAGGAAGATAATCATCTCAGTGAAATTGCCATCAAAGATTACCCACAACTGAAGTTGATCAGCTGGCAATTAAAAGACGATGCAATTTTAAATGCTGTAGAGGCTAAAAATATGTATGAAAGAAATCAAAAGTACATACGGTTCAATGAAATGACAGAGCAAGAAAAAAAATTGATCAATCAATTGGGCATCGTGTTTGATGATCATTGA
- a CDS encoding ABC transporter ATP-binding protein has product MTLIKTHHLVKTYGVGEQTVQALDDVSITIDQGEFVAIVGASGSGKSTFMNMIGCLDQPTTGSYLLGGENVATMSSDELADLRNRRIGFVFQQFNLLARTSAIENVALPLLYARVGTLAGLTKEQRYEHAKQRLEQVGLGERLHNTPSQLSGGQQQRVAIARALVNDPDLILADEPTGALDSKTSAEVMALLTQLNQQGMTVVVVTHEPDVAAYASRTITFKDGKVLSDTHPNGKTDGSSTTNLGALS; this is encoded by the coding sequence ATGACTTTGATCAAAACGCATCATTTGGTGAAAACCTATGGCGTGGGTGAGCAAACAGTTCAAGCTTTGGATGATGTGTCGATCACCATTGATCAAGGCGAATTTGTTGCGATTGTTGGTGCATCTGGATCAGGTAAATCAACTTTTATGAACATGATTGGGTGTTTGGATCAGCCGACCACTGGCTCTTATTTATTGGGTGGAGAAAATGTCGCCACCATGTCCAGTGATGAGTTGGCAGATTTACGCAATCGGCGCATTGGATTTGTGTTCCAACAATTCAATCTCTTGGCCAGAACTTCTGCCATTGAAAACGTTGCCTTGCCTTTGCTGTATGCCCGGGTAGGCACTTTGGCAGGACTCACCAAAGAGCAGCGGTATGAGCATGCGAAACAACGTTTAGAACAAGTGGGTTTGGGGGAGCGTCTTCACAACACACCCTCTCAGTTATCAGGTGGTCAGCAACAGCGAGTCGCCATTGCCAGAGCCTTGGTCAATGATCCTGATTTAATTTTGGCGGACGAGCCTACCGGGGCACTGGATTCTAAAACCAGTGCTGAAGTGATGGCGCTCCTAACGCAACTCAATCAACAAGGGATGACTGTTGTGGTAGTCACTCATGAACCTGATGTGGCAGCTTATGCATCTCGCACCATCACATTTAAAGACGGCAAGGTCTTAAGTGATACTCATCCAAATGGCAAGACTGACGGATCATCAACGACCAATTTGGGTGCTTTGTCATGA
- a CDS encoding ABC transporter permease, producing the protein MNLPIALQALRVNKLRSGLTMLGIIIGVAAVIVMIAVGSGAQARVKEQIAGLGSNLMILWAGSVTTAGVRGGTGTAQTLVEEDAWAVMREISEIQVAAPTQRGSGQIVWGNTNWLAAIVGATPEYFEARDWALVSGRLFEAGEMSSAGKVAIIGQTVARELFGDNDPVDQIIRVRGVPFTVIGLLERKGQSMMGQDQDDIVIMPLSTARNKIFGALQGRIGRVSSIFIKAREGVDMKEAEEKVRDLLRQRHRLSGNTPDDFSLRNLTEILQAQEAASKVMAILLAAVASVSLLVGGIGIMNIMLVSVTERTREIGLRLAVGARSKDILSQFLVEAITLSTIGGVLGILLGGLGTWLVAELAEWPVQLSVLSVILAVGFSAVIGIFFGYYPARKASSMQPIQALRYE; encoded by the coding sequence ATGAACTTACCGATTGCCCTTCAAGCACTTCGTGTGAACAAACTGCGTTCTGGTTTGACTATGCTGGGCATCATCATCGGTGTGGCTGCAGTGATTGTGATGATTGCCGTAGGAAGTGGTGCGCAAGCGCGGGTGAAAGAGCAAATTGCTGGCTTGGGTTCTAACTTGATGATCCTGTGGGCAGGCTCAGTGACAACCGCTGGTGTGAGAGGTGGCACAGGTACAGCACAAACTTTGGTTGAAGAAGATGCTTGGGCTGTCATGCGAGAAATATCAGAAATACAAGTGGCTGCACCTACGCAACGTGGCAGTGGACAGATTGTGTGGGGGAATACGAACTGGTTGGCGGCAATTGTGGGAGCCACGCCCGAGTATTTTGAGGCGCGTGATTGGGCTCTTGTGAGTGGCCGCTTATTTGAAGCTGGTGAAATGTCTAGTGCCGGCAAAGTAGCCATCATTGGTCAAACGGTTGCCAGAGAGTTGTTTGGTGACAATGATCCAGTGGATCAAATCATCCGCGTGCGCGGTGTGCCTTTCACCGTGATTGGATTGTTGGAGCGCAAAGGTCAAAGCATGATGGGGCAAGATCAAGATGACATCGTCATCATGCCTTTGTCCACTGCTCGTAACAAAATCTTTGGCGCTCTTCAGGGTCGAATTGGACGAGTCAGCTCCATTTTCATTAAAGCTCGTGAGGGTGTTGATATGAAAGAGGCTGAAGAAAAAGTCAGAGATCTTTTGCGTCAACGCCATCGCTTGAGTGGTAATACCCCAGATGATTTTTCTTTGCGTAATTTGACAGAAATACTTCAAGCCCAAGAAGCTGCCAGCAAAGTGATGGCCATCCTATTAGCAGCCGTTGCATCAGTTAGTTTGTTGGTGGGTGGCATTGGCATCATGAACATCATGCTGGTCTCAGTAACAGAGAGAACTCGAGAAATCGGTTTGCGTTTGGCTGTTGGTGCCAGAAGCAAAGATATCTTGTCGCAATTTTTGGTGGAAGCCATCACGCTATCTACCATTGGTGGTGTGCTGGGAATCCTATTAGGAGGCCTAGGAACTTGGTTGGTTGCTGAGTTGGCTGAATGGCCAGTGCAACTTTCAGTTCTGTCAGTGATCTTAGCGGTGGGCTTCTCTGCGGTGATTGGCATTTTCTTTGGCTACTATCCTGCTCGGAAAGCATCATCGATGCAGCCAATACAAGCCTTGAGATACGAATAA